A section of the Bacteroidia bacterium genome encodes:
- the rseP gene encoding RIP metalloprotease RseP — protein sequence METITNFLYYAGLLILGLSILVVWHELGHFLPAKWFGMQVEKFYLFFDWPRKLFSFKKNNTEYGVGMIPLGGYVKISGIVDESMDTDFAATPPQPWEFRAKPVWQRFIVMAGGVIMNVILGVFIFWMVKYAVGDYKIPISNLKYGIDVAPGSFAEDLGFKSYDRLLTFNGKPVQYLDEVSNPNILLEQDAYFEVLRDGQNVRINIPNDFIDKFSDQKNKQTPFLFLPNTEPIVLVVEKSPASNAGLKDGDKITQIDSFPIKTFTDIRQAVNKRANQLIEVNFIRDNQSFTAKVQLDSTAKLGIAQNDSSISVETIQYSIFGAFVPGLTAAFSTVTDNIKGLRKIATGEASAGKSMAGPVKIAKMIGKNFEKSGWLGFWSITGALSMVLAFMNILPIPALDGGHIVFLLIEGITGKEPSLKVRMIAQQIGMIILLALMAFVVINDIIN from the coding sequence ATGGAAACCATAACTAATTTTTTATATTATGCCGGCTTATTAATTTTGGGTTTAAGCATATTGGTAGTTTGGCACGAGTTAGGCCACTTTTTACCGGCTAAATGGTTTGGAATGCAGGTAGAAAAGTTCTATCTATTTTTTGACTGGCCACGTAAGTTATTTAGTTTCAAGAAAAATAATACAGAATACGGCGTTGGTATGATACCTTTGGGAGGGTATGTAAAAATTTCCGGCATCGTTGATGAGTCTATGGACACAGACTTTGCGGCAACTCCGCCTCAACCTTGGGAATTTCGGGCAAAACCTGTTTGGCAAAGATTTATCGTAATGGCTGGAGGGGTCATTATGAACGTTATTCTGGGCGTTTTTATTTTTTGGATGGTAAAATATGCCGTCGGAGACTACAAAATACCAATTTCCAATTTGAAATATGGCATAGACGTTGCCCCCGGATCTTTTGCAGAAGACCTCGGCTTTAAATCCTATGACCGATTATTAACCTTTAATGGCAAACCCGTTCAATACTTAGATGAAGTGAGTAATCCCAATATTTTATTAGAACAAGATGCTTATTTTGAAGTACTTAGAGATGGTCAGAATGTTCGGATTAATATTCCCAATGATTTTATAGATAAGTTTTCTGATCAAAAAAACAAACAAACTCCATTTTTATTTCTTCCTAACACAGAGCCTATCGTCTTGGTTGTGGAAAAATCTCCTGCATCTAATGCCGGTTTAAAAGACGGAGATAAAATCACCCAAATAGATAGTTTTCCCATAAAAACTTTTACGGATATACGCCAAGCTGTTAATAAACGAGCTAATCAATTAATAGAAGTTAATTTTATTCGTGATAATCAATCGTTTACAGCAAAAGTACAATTAGATAGTACCGCTAAGTTAGGGATAGCCCAAAACGATAGCTCTATATCAGTAGAGACAATACAATATTCTATTTTTGGGGCTTTTGTACCGGGTTTAACAGCCGCATTTTCTACCGTTACGGATAACATCAAGGGTTTACGAAAAATTGCTACCGGAGAAGCAAGTGCCGGTAAAAGTATGGCAGGGCCTGTAAAGATTGCCAAGATGATAGGGAAAAACTTTGAAAAATCAGGCTGGTTAGGCTTTTGGAGCATTACCGGCGCATTGAGTATGGTATTAGCATTTATGAATATTTTGCCTATTCCTGCTCTTGACGGCGGTCATATCGTATTTTTGCTCATTGAAGGCATTACCGGTAAAGAACCTTCTCTCAAAGTGCGTATGATAGCCCAACAGATAGGAATGATAATTCTATTGGCTCTGATGGCCTTTGTGGTCATTAACGACATTATCAATTGA
- a CDS encoding CHAT domain-containing protein yields the protein MKPIKTLLIGVPILLLSFNYHLTQAQSTEGIQKKIIEYQIKDNVRSTLKANQQLMKAISTQNGKLDKDYLCAAYDHIEFLLEMDSLAAAKTLIQELNATVASKPDYPPIVKIHQLMAQAEIESYNEHYLEAEKLYESALEQSRKVSEDTLLLRTSINLEIAALNNTIGDYPRALQGSLAALRVLWPQVQKDKSNSQTKDPHFKIQQYQHLYLRAAVEFAKANTFYGNYRTADSLFTATLTTVNKWATKKHPDHLAFSLEYGKFLAEKLDFKAAGKVLKSVESGMQIYYKTGHYNHIDALIAVAKLDARRERNTTAANEFSKAIWIMEKGSYPKPAFRIKAYVDRANFLLDKIRNRDIDVEKMFTQANKVLGETTVDLPITRIYLRNAQSKYQQKIASGKTKLVDEYLQSLAQVRQAAGERTVLYADLEAEIARLMMLDRRFPISDSLYRHALAQYEVLRHPNQPDYIEMLGNFAQLLVLESKYEEADKILARVYAETKKFWGDEHINTIMAMDKAGKAYVDMGKLSKADSMLTNAFKLIQPKIYDYSFEYSLVLEHIGELYQAQGKYKDAEVKFLEVERLKTKYFSQEQAAYSSSGEKLAELYAQMGQYEKAIEYLLQIIKNQEKSGIFNDSYANAQYILARIYLDIGKYSQAEQAILKSRNLNAKIWGETHLKYGVSLLTLAEIEIALGRYENAEKDLLAAVAIHNQYLGAKNLASANVLATLATLYHLQGKAEKAIETMNNAVNNAKAAVGEKHIGYAKLLTQMANLLIANGKLTEAAAALNNSLQIQEEVIGAKHPDYIRTVVTLATLYKEQKNYKEAQKHYNSAVRNWEKIMGKSHPDYPYFLFELAELYWLEDKISDAKDSYLRSINLILKNIDTYFPAMSEEEKTKFWNKTRPKLEIFNYFAAKYAQQEPDLISSMYNYQIKTKALLLNTSTKARNRILNSKDEALIKLYQKWIEKREYLAKLYAMPTFELEASDINLTKEEQEVNDLEKELSAKSEEFASSKDSKNYTWKDIQGLLKEKEAVVELIRTREFNRQLTDSVFYIALIISPTTNRQPEIVILPNGKNLEKRYFLNYTRSLSNRFEDTLSYDQYWRAIDQKLGNATRIYVSNDGVYNQISLASLRISPNNYLIDKRDIFYISNSKDLVQLRDRKTKFKPEKTAVLAGNPDFDMGLTNKQSYRLPALPETQTEIENIGTTLKKYNIEPTLFEKESVTEANIKNVSNTGILHIATHGFFYPDVSDYTDTRLFGIQTGKAAQNPLLRSGLFLAGSSKAFLSDLENADGKQAETDSLAGGIQASNTNNGVLTAYEMMNMSLDKTELVVLSACETGLGKVKNGEGVYGLQRALSIAGAHSVIMSLWHVDDAATQELMSTFYNKWLENKAAPDAKFNAFKAAQQQLKTKYQSPYYWGAFILIGQ from the coding sequence ATGAAACCAATTAAAACTCTACTTATAGGAGTGCCGATTCTGCTGCTTAGTTTTAACTATCATTTAACACAAGCACAATCTACAGAAGGTATTCAAAAGAAAATTATAGAATATCAAATCAAAGACAATGTACGCTCTACCCTAAAAGCTAACCAACAGCTAATGAAGGCTATCAGCACCCAAAATGGAAAACTCGATAAAGACTACTTGTGTGCTGCCTACGACCATATAGAATTTTTGTTAGAAATGGATTCATTAGCGGCAGCTAAAACGTTAATCCAAGAATTAAATGCGACTGTAGCCTCTAAGCCGGATTATCCCCCTATCGTTAAAATTCATCAGCTAATGGCTCAGGCAGAAATCGAATCCTATAACGAACATTATCTTGAAGCCGAAAAATTGTATGAAAGTGCCTTAGAACAAAGCCGTAAGGTATCCGAAGACACATTGTTACTTCGCACCTCAATTAACTTAGAGATAGCAGCACTCAACAACACCATTGGTGATTATCCCCGTGCTCTTCAAGGGTCGTTAGCTGCATTACGGGTACTCTGGCCACAGGTACAAAAAGACAAATCCAACAGTCAAACAAAAGATCCACATTTCAAGATACAGCAATACCAGCATTTATATCTACGTGCAGCCGTTGAATTTGCCAAAGCAAATACTTTCTACGGAAACTATCGAACGGCAGATTCACTATTTACGGCAACGCTAACTACTGTAAATAAATGGGCTACAAAAAAACATCCTGACCACCTTGCGTTTTCCTTAGAATATGGAAAGTTTTTAGCCGAAAAGTTGGATTTTAAAGCAGCCGGCAAAGTCTTAAAATCAGTAGAAAGCGGTATGCAGATTTACTATAAAACAGGTCATTACAACCATATAGATGCCTTAATTGCTGTCGCTAAATTAGACGCAAGGCGCGAACGCAATACCACCGCTGCAAACGAATTTTCAAAAGCTATCTGGATTATGGAAAAAGGCTCATATCCAAAACCCGCATTTCGAATAAAAGCCTATGTGGATAGAGCGAACTTCCTATTAGACAAAATTCGCAACAGAGACATTGACGTAGAAAAAATGTTTACCCAAGCAAATAAAGTGTTAGGAGAAACAACTGTAGATTTACCCATAACACGTATATACCTGCGCAACGCACAAAGTAAATACCAACAAAAAATAGCCTCCGGCAAAACAAAGTTAGTTGATGAATATCTTCAAAGTTTAGCACAAGTCAGGCAAGCTGCTGGCGAAAGAACCGTTTTATATGCAGATTTAGAGGCAGAAATAGCCCGCTTGATGATGCTTGATAGGAGATTCCCTATTTCAGATAGTTTATACCGCCACGCCCTCGCCCAGTATGAAGTCCTGCGCCACCCCAATCAGCCAGATTATATCGAAATGCTCGGAAACTTTGCCCAACTCTTAGTCTTGGAAAGTAAATATGAAGAAGCTGATAAAATATTAGCCCGTGTTTATGCCGAAACTAAAAAATTCTGGGGTGATGAACATATCAACACCATCATGGCTATGGATAAAGCCGGAAAAGCCTACGTAGATATGGGAAAACTATCCAAAGCAGACTCAATGCTCACCAATGCCTTTAAACTCATTCAGCCAAAGATTTACGATTATTCCTTTGAATACAGTTTAGTGCTTGAACACATAGGAGAACTTTACCAAGCACAAGGTAAATACAAAGATGCAGAAGTCAAGTTCTTAGAAGTAGAACGACTTAAAACAAAATATTTTTCCCAAGAACAAGCTGCATACAGTTCCTCCGGCGAAAAACTGGCAGAACTCTATGCACAAATGGGGCAATACGAAAAAGCAATCGAATATTTACTACAAATAATTAAAAATCAGGAAAAATCAGGTATATTTAACGATTCTTATGCCAATGCTCAGTATATTCTTGCACGAATCTATTTAGACATCGGGAAATATAGCCAAGCCGAGCAAGCTATCTTAAAATCCCGAAACCTAAACGCAAAAATCTGGGGAGAAACCCACCTGAAATATGGCGTATCACTACTTACTTTAGCCGAAATAGAAATAGCCTTAGGCCGCTATGAAAATGCCGAAAAAGATTTATTAGCCGCCGTAGCTATCCACAACCAATATTTAGGGGCCAAAAATCTTGCTTCTGCAAACGTACTGGCTACCTTAGCTACCCTTTATCACCTGCAAGGTAAAGCCGAAAAAGCCATCGAAACCATGAATAATGCCGTTAATAATGCAAAAGCTGCCGTTGGCGAAAAACACATCGGCTATGCAAAACTATTAACCCAAATGGCTAACCTATTGATAGCAAATGGAAAACTTACCGAAGCTGCAGCAGCCCTCAATAATTCCCTACAAATTCAAGAAGAAGTAATTGGCGCAAAACATCCAGACTACATCCGAACCGTAGTAACCCTCGCTACCCTCTACAAAGAACAGAAAAACTATAAAGAGGCACAAAAACACTATAACTCAGCAGTTAGAAACTGGGAAAAAATCATGGGAAAATCCCACCCAGATTATCCTTATTTTCTCTTTGAACTCGCCGAACTCTATTGGTTAGAAGACAAAATCAGCGATGCAAAAGATAGCTACCTGCGCTCTATAAACCTGATACTGAAAAATATAGATACCTACTTTCCCGCAATGAGCGAGGAAGAAAAAACAAAATTTTGGAACAAAACCCGCCCAAAACTTGAAATCTTTAACTACTTCGCTGCCAAATATGCCCAGCAAGAACCCGACCTAATATCTTCAATGTATAACTACCAAATAAAAACCAAAGCACTACTCCTAAATACCTCCACAAAAGCCAGAAACAGAATCCTAAACAGCAAAGACGAAGCACTCATAAAACTCTATCAAAAGTGGATAGAAAAACGAGAATACCTTGCCAAACTATATGCAATGCCGACATTTGAGTTAGAAGCATCCGACATAAACCTAACCAAAGAAGAGCAGGAGGTAAACGACTTAGAAAAAGAACTAAGCGCAAAATCAGAGGAGTTCGCATCCAGTAAAGATTCCAAAAACTATACTTGGAAAGATATTCAAGGGCTACTAAAAGAAAAAGAAGCCGTTGTGGAGCTAATCAGAACCCGCGAGTTTAACCGGCAGCTTACAGATTCCGTCTTTTACATCGCATTAATAATTTCACCCACCACAAACCGCCAGCCGGAAATAGTTATTTTACCCAATGGTAAAAACTTAGAAAAACGCTATTTCTTAAACTACACACGCTCACTCTCCAATCGCTTTGAAGATACCTTATCTTATGACCAATATTGGCGGGCTATTGACCAAAAATTGGGAAATGCTACCCGTATTTATGTCTCTAATGACGGCGTTTATAACCAAATAAGTTTAGCCTCATTACGAATATCTCCCAATAACTACTTGATAGACAAACGCGATATATTTTATATCTCTAACTCTAAAGACCTCGTTCAACTCAGAGATAGAAAAACAAAATTTAAACCGGAAAAAACAGCCGTCTTAGCCGGAAACCCAGATTTTGATATGGGATTAACCAACAAACAGTCTTACAGACTTCCTGCCCTACCCGAAACACAAACAGAAATAGAAAATATCGGCACAACACTGAAAAAATACAACATAGAACCAACCCTCTTTGAAAAAGAATCGGTTACAGAAGCTAACATCAAAAACGTTTCCAATACCGGAATTTTACATATTGCTACCCATGGTTTCTTTTATCCGGACGTTTCAGACTACACAGATACACGCTTATTTGGAATTCAAACAGGAAAAGCAGCCCAAAATCCCTTGTTACGTTCTGGTCTCTTTTTAGCAGGTTCCAGCAAAGCCTTCCTTTCTGATCTCGAAAATGCCGATGGAAAACAGGCCGAAACAGACTCCCTCGCAGGAGGAATTCAGGCTTCAAACACCAACAACGGCGTCTTAACGGCCTATGAAATGATGAATATGAGCCTCGATAAAACAGAACTCGTTGTGTTAAGTGCTTGCGAAACAGGTCTTGGAAAAGTTAAAAACGGTGAAGGCGTTTATGGCTTACAACGCGCACTATCAATCGCCGGTGCACATTCCGTGATAATGTCCCTTTGGCACGTTGATGACGCCGCCACACAAGAGCTGATGTCCACATTCTATAACAAATGGTTAGAAAACAAAGCCGCACCAGATGCCAAGTTTAATGCCTTCAAAGCCGCTCAACAACAATTAAAAACCAAATACCAATCTCCGTACTATTGGGGAGCTTTTATCTTGATTGGGCAATGA
- the rpsR gene encoding 30S ribosomal protein S18, translating into MADKRKALGTPPLNPAANGPYSESRKKYCRFKKAGIKYIDYKDPDFLLKFINEQGKILPRRLTGTSLKYQRRLSTAIKRARHLALLPFVADGLK; encoded by the coding sequence ATGGCAGACAAACGAAAAGCATTGGGAACTCCTCCGTTAAATCCGGCAGCGAACGGCCCCTACTCGGAATCTCGTAAAAAATATTGCCGCTTTAAAAAAGCAGGTATCAAATATATTGATTACAAAGACCCCGATTTCTTATTGAAGTTTATTAATGAGCAAGGTAAAATATTACCTCGCCGCCTAACCGGCACTTCACTAAAATATCAAAGACGTTTATCTACCGCTATCAAGAGAGCCAGACACTTAGCCTTACTTCCTTTTGTTGCTGACGGACTTAAATAA
- a CDS encoding UDP-N-acetylmuramoyl-tripeptide--D-alanyl-D-alanine ligase: MSLDLWEKNNPQFLDIIQCWEKSTGCSIDSRTIQPGELFFALKGTNVDGSKFVERALESGASGAVVSQDSLFGKKNPRIFEVDDPLTALQCLARWHRLKYPCTVLGLTGSNGKTTTKEILSRIFPDKNTVWATPGNFNNHIGLPLTLLKLRPQHRIAILEMGDNHTGDIALLCEIALPDYGLITNIGKDHIGFLGTLQANAASKAELITALEQKKTFFLNLDDPLIKPFCDETPVITYSTNPKLKPEADFYGSLTANNQLGIQVVIEHQQKQWKFNTHLPGAYNLSNILAAVAVGITLGTTPESIQHGLNNYIPQNNRSQWITFQQKQVLLDAYNANPSSMEVAISNFCSYAQPNNHSEPILAFILGDMLELGEYSVSEHQALADLLQDVPKNSIVILVGQEIKATSSALTRKHYWFESINQAIPEIQERIAPADLVLVKGSRGVGLEKIFS; the protein is encoded by the coding sequence ATGAGTTTAGACCTCTGGGAAAAAAATAACCCCCAATTTCTGGACATTATCCAATGTTGGGAAAAAAGTACCGGCTGCAGCATAGATTCCAGAACGATTCAACCCGGAGAACTTTTTTTTGCGCTTAAAGGCACAAACGTTGATGGCAGTAAATTTGTAGAAAGAGCCTTAGAATCAGGTGCTTCCGGCGCAGTAGTTAGCCAAGATTCACTTTTTGGGAAAAAAAATCCCCGCATTTTCGAGGTAGATGATCCGCTAACAGCACTTCAATGTTTAGCCCGCTGGCATCGGCTAAAATATCCCTGCACTGTTTTAGGGCTTACAGGCTCAAACGGAAAAACTACCACCAAAGAAATTTTATCCAGAATCTTTCCCGATAAAAATACCGTTTGGGCTACCCCCGGAAATTTCAACAATCATATTGGCCTGCCTTTAACTTTACTAAAGCTCCGCCCACAGCACCGAATAGCCATCTTAGAAATGGGAGATAACCACACAGGTGATATAGCACTACTCTGCGAAATTGCACTGCCAGATTACGGACTAATAACAAACATCGGAAAAGACCATATCGGATTCTTAGGAACATTGCAAGCCAATGCCGCCTCAAAAGCAGAACTTATCACCGCCTTAGAACAAAAAAAAACTTTTTTCTTAAACTTAGATGACCCGCTCATAAAACCATTTTGCGATGAAACTCCAGTGATAACATATTCAACAAACCCAAAATTAAAGCCAGAAGCAGATTTTTACGGAAGCCTAACAGCGAATAATCAACTTGGTATTCAAGTAGTTATAGAACATCAGCAAAAGCAATGGAAATTTAACACACATTTACCGGGAGCTTATAATCTCTCAAATATCTTAGCTGCTGTTGCCGTTGGGATTACCTTAGGCACAACCCCAGAATCTATTCAACATGGGTTAAATAACTACATACCCCAAAATAACCGCAGCCAATGGATAACTTTTCAGCAAAAACAGGTCTTATTGGATGCCTACAATGCAAACCCATCATCAATGGAGGTTGCCATCAGCAACTTCTGCTCTTATGCCCAGCCGAATAACCATTCTGAACCAATATTAGCATTTATTTTGGGAGATATGTTAGAGTTAGGAGAATACAGTGTATCTGAGCACCAAGCCCTTGCTGATTTACTGCAAGACGTTCCCAAAAACTCCATAGTCATATTAGTAGGTCAGGAAATTAAAGCAACGTCATCAGCCTTAACAAGGAAACATTATTGGTTTGAGAGCATCAATCAGGCTATTCCAGAAATTCAGGAACGTATAGCTCCTGCTGATTTAGTGTTAGTAAAAGGTTCACGTGGGGTAGGCTTAGAAAAAATATTTTCATAA
- a CDS encoding 1-deoxy-D-xylulose-5-phosphate reductoisomerase: MKNVSKIALLGSTGSIGRQSLEIIRLHPEQFSVSVLTANSNVELLIEQAIEFKPETVIISEAKYYPHVKDSLAKTGIQVLGGEDALNNISEVADFDTALVALVGFSGLRPTINALNNQKKIALANKETLVVAGKIIKDLAKKNQVPILPIDSEHSAIFQCLVGEDIDTVEKLILTASGGPFRNYSADELLSITPEQALKHPNWSMGAKITIDSATLMNKGLEVIEAHWLFDIDSSKIEVIVHPQSIIHSIVQFIDGSQKAQLGLPDMRVPIQYALAYPKRIPNQLNRYNYLKPDTLTFELPNKNLFPCLNLAYEALAMGGNAPCILNAANEIAVSRFLNHQIYFTQIPDYIEKALKTMPFISAPSLADLFYTDLETRQLLTYTTAS, from the coding sequence ATGAAGAATGTTTCAAAAATTGCCCTTTTAGGTTCTACCGGTTCAATTGGAAGACAATCACTGGAAATTATCCGCTTACATCCGGAACAATTTTCCGTTTCTGTACTTACCGCAAATAGTAATGTAGAGTTACTTATTGAACAGGCCATTGAGTTTAAACCCGAAACGGTTATTATTTCAGAAGCAAAATATTATCCGCACGTAAAAGATAGTTTAGCTAAAACAGGTATTCAGGTTTTAGGCGGCGAAGATGCACTTAACAATATTTCTGAAGTAGCGGATTTTGATACGGCATTGGTAGCTTTGGTGGGTTTTTCCGGCCTCCGACCAACTATAAACGCCCTAAATAACCAAAAGAAAATCGCCTTAGCAAATAAAGAAACATTGGTTGTAGCCGGAAAAATCATCAAAGACTTGGCTAAGAAAAATCAAGTTCCTATTTTACCCATTGATTCTGAACATTCTGCAATATTTCAATGTTTAGTAGGTGAAGATATTGATACCGTAGAAAAGTTGATTTTAACAGCCTCCGGTGGGCCTTTTCGTAATTATTCAGCGGATGAGCTATTGTCAATAACCCCGGAACAGGCTTTAAAGCACCCGAATTGGAGTATGGGGGCTAAAATCACCATAGATTCCGCAACCCTGATGAACAAAGGTCTGGAGGTCATCGAAGCTCATTGGCTTTTCGATATAGATTCTTCTAAGATTGAGGTAATAGTTCATCCGCAGTCTATAATTCATTCGATAGTTCAGTTTATTGACGGGAGCCAAAAAGCCCAATTAGGCTTGCCGGATATGCGTGTGCCAATTCAGTATGCGTTGGCTTACCCTAAAAGAATCCCGAATCAGCTAAACCGCTATAACTATTTAAAACCTGATACATTAACGTTTGAGCTACCGAATAAAAATTTGTTTCCTTGCTTAAATTTAGCGTATGAAGCCTTAGCTATGGGCGGAAATGCCCCTTGTATCCTAAACGCAGCTAACGAAATAGCCGTTTCTCGGTTCCTAAATCATCAGATTTATTTTACACAAATTCCTGATTACATTGAAAAAGCACTCAAAACCATGCCATTTATTTCAGCACCATCCTTAGCGGATTTATTTTACACAGACTTAGAAACAAGACAATTACTAACCTACACAACTGCGTCTTAA
- the rplI gene encoding 50S ribosomal protein L9, protein MEIILKQDIKNLGEKDDVLVVKDGYARNYLIPKGYAMLATPGAKKMLAENQRQAAHRQEKIKNQAIATAELLRNISLKVEALAGTEGKIFGSVTALQIANLLKEQGFEIDRKRITFNEDIKHIGQYIAYINLHKEVKVELPFDVTAKAK, encoded by the coding sequence ATGGAAATTATTTTAAAACAAGATATAAAAAACTTGGGGGAAAAAGATGATGTTTTAGTTGTCAAAGATGGTTATGCTCGTAATTATTTGATACCCAAAGGATATGCTATGTTGGCTACTCCGGGTGCTAAAAAAATGCTCGCAGAAAATCAACGCCAAGCAGCACACCGCCAAGAGAAAATCAAAAATCAAGCAATTGCTACCGCTGAGTTATTACGCAATATTTCCCTGAAAGTAGAAGCCTTAGCCGGCACCGAAGGTAAAATATTTGGCTCTGTAACAGCACTTCAAATAGCTAATCTCTTAAAAGAGCAAGGATTTGAAATTGACAGAAAACGTATTACCTTCAACGAAGATATTAAGCATATCGGGCAATATATTGCTTACATCAACTTACATAAAGAAGTTAAGGTAGAATTACCCTTTGACGTAACTGCCAAAGCTAAATAA
- the rpsF gene encoding 30S ribosomal protein S6, translating to MDNLNYYETTFIVSSEYSQDDANIIIEKFNKIMQDGGATITNQECWGIRKLAYPIRRKHSGYYTFTEFCAPGSFISKLDQEYRYDERVLRFLTVVLDKHAIAYNKKRLEQGFGKKNPITETITESL from the coding sequence ATGGACAATTTAAACTATTACGAAACCACATTTATTGTATCTTCGGAATATTCTCAGGACGATGCAAACATCATCATTGAGAAGTTCAATAAGATTATGCAAGATGGTGGCGCAACAATCACCAATCAAGAGTGCTGGGGTATCCGCAAGTTAGCATACCCTATCCGTAGAAAACACAGTGGCTATTATACGTTCACTGAATTTTGCGCTCCTGGAAGTTTTATTTCCAAATTAGACCAGGAGTATCGCTACGACGAGCGCGTTCTGCGCTTTTTAACGGTAGTCCTAGATAAACATGCGATTGCCTATAACAAAAAGCGTTTAGAGCAGGGCTTCGGTAAAAAGAACCCTATTACTGAAACTATAACCGAATCATTGTAA